The following is a genomic window from Salinibacterium sp. UTAS2018.
CCACCAGCAGCGAATCCACTGCCCCGGAATCGTCGACGACGGAGACAGAGGCCGGCACGGACACTGACGCGGAAATGATGCACGAAGAGCACACCGGAACCTTCGAAGGCGCCGGCGAGCACTCGGTCGCAGGAACCGTAACTGTCAGTGGCACGGAGATCGTACTCGAGGGCTACTCCTCAGACGAAGGCCCCGACCTCAACATCTACCTCACCAACGGCAATGACGAGGACGCCGTAGCGGGTGGCATGCAGATCGACGCCGTCGCCTACGACGAAGCCAGCCAGACCTTCACCTTCGACGCTATGGATGTTTCCGGTTACGACACCGTCGTCATCTACTGCGACAAGGTCAAGGCAATCTTCGGATCAGCACTCCTCTCATGATGAACCGTGCGCTTTCCCTCGTCGCTTCCGTCATCACGGGAGCGGCGAGGGTCGGCCTCGGCATCCTGTGGTTGAACGAAGGTCTCTTCAAGATCAAGGCAGGATTCGACGGCGCCGACATCGGCCTGGTCGTCGACAGCACGGCATCCAACAATCGGGTAGCCGACGGCTTCGAAGCGTTCACCGCGACCTTCCTCGGCGGCGCCCCCGGTTTCTTCGGCTGGGCCATTCCGGCTCTCGAGGTCGGACTCGGCATCGCCCTCATCCTGGGCGTGCTGACTTTCCCAGCCGCACTCATGAGTGCCGCAACGCTCTTGTCGTATTGGTCGGCCGATCAGCTGATCGAGGAGTATCCCATCATGCTGGCACTCTCCGTGGTCACGGTGGCTTTCGTCGTTAGTGCTTCTCGGATCTCGGTCACCACGATCGTCGAGAAACTCGTGAAGCGAAAGAAGCCCGAGACCCGGTGGTTCTCGGCTCAGGTTCGGCGCTGGCTCTAGCGAGTGCGCTGGCTCTGGCTAGTGCGCCGGCTCTGGCGTTCGCGCTGGCGTTAGCCCAGAGCGGCCACTCCTGCGGCGCGGGCGATTTCTACCGCGCCGTAGGAGAGCAGGGCAATAACCGCCCACGAGATGAGTGCGACCACAAGGGCCCGACCGCCCGTACGGACGAGGTTGCCCATGCTGATCGAGGCGCCGAGCCCAAAGAGGGCCATGCCGAGAACTAGCTCTTGGCCGTAGCCAGCAGCCTCCAGAAAACCGTCGGGCAGCGGAACGAACGTGCGCACCAGCACCGCCGCCAAGAATCCGACAACAAACAGGGGCAGGATGGCGGGGCGCTTGACCTCGCCGCGATCAGCAGCAGGCTCACCCGCAGTACTCGCGGCCGCAGCCTGCACGCGGTCAGCCCGCGCGGCCACGACGCCAGCGAGCGCAACCATCGGCGCGAGCATGGCGACTCGGGTCAGCTTGACGACAACCGCAACAGCGAGGGCGGTTGCTCCCGCTATCTGAGCCGTAGCAACAACCTGGCCGACATCGTGCACGCTCGCGCCCACCCACATGCCGAACTCGGCAGTATCGAGGCCGAGAAGCGGGCGTAGCGCAGGGAGCAGGGCGATCGCGAGGGTGCCACACAGCGTGACAAGCGCGATCGGGGTGGCCGTGTCAGAGTCCTTCGCGCGCGTAACGCCCGCCATTGCACCGATGGCCGAGGCGCCACAGATTGAAAATCCAGCCGCAATCAGCACGGGCTGCTGGCCGGGCAGGCGCAGCATCCGTCCGAGCCCCCACGTGAAGAAGAATGTGATGACGACGATCGCGACGATCATGCCGAGCACGAGCCAGCCCAGTTCGGCGATGTTCACGAGGCTCAACTTGAAGCCAAGCAAGACAACACCGATGCGCAGCAGGCGGCGAGCGGCGATCGCGAGCCCGGGCTTTACTTCCGCTCGAACCGAACTGCGCCACGGCAGGGCGGCGAACAGGATGCCCAACACCACGCACGCGGTCAGCGTGGGAATAGCCGGCACAAGAAAACTGATGAGTACAGCGAGAGCGAAAGCGGCAAGTGCGAGACCGAGCCCGGGGGAGTTGCGGCGAAAAGCGGTCGGGACTTGCAGGTTATTCACCGTCGAGGCTCAACTTTCTGAGCAGCGAGCTCAATCGTTCTTGTTCTAGCGGAGACATGCGGGCGAGCAGCACCGTCTCGTCGTGCACGAGTGAGGTGATCGCTTCGTCGACGCGTTCGCGCCCGCTCGCCGTCATCATCACAATCACGCCGCGGCCATCATTGGGGTCAGTGCGTCGCTCGACAAGTTTGCGCGCCACCATGCGGTCGATGCGGTTCGTCATAGTGCCGCTCGACACCATCGTCTGCTGCACCAAGGCGGTAGGGCTCAACTGGTACGGCGCGCCCGCTTTGCGCAGGGCTGAGAGCACGTCGAACTCCCACGGCTCAACGCCGGCAACGGCGAACGCCGACCGGCGGGCCCGCTCGAGATGCTTCGCGAGACGACCGACGCGGCTGAGAACATGCAACGGCGCAAAGTCGAGATCGGGGCGCTCGCGCGACCACGCTTCGACAATTCGGTCGACTTCGTCGCGTTGGGGCATCCGGTTATTATCTCAGCTTCGATGCCCGGATGTGTGCCACAAACGCACCCCCGAACACCAAAGAAACGTGTGCGAAGCCTCCGAATCGGGCTAAGTGCACGACAGAGTGCCAATGATCTGGCAGAATTGATGCGCGCCTTCGGGTGCGGTCCGCTTTGGTGTAACGGCAGCACGGCAGCCTTTGGAGCTGTCCAGTCTAGGTTCGAATCCTAGAGGCGGAGCTTTATGAGGTTCTAGAAACCCAAGCGCTCCTATTGTCGAAAACCCTTCTAGAAGGATTTCAGGGCAAAGAAAAAGCCGGAACCCGACGTCACGTCGAGGTTCCGGCTTTTTGCTTTCTCAGGCCGGTCGGGCGACCTGCGGCGTTTGCTGGGTCGAGGACCGTGCAGCCGGCTGCTTCAGGGGTTGCATTGGGGTTATTGCGCGACCTGCGTTGAACCCTGAGTTGGGGGCTGGCTGGCGGCTGAATGCCACTGTAATCTCTGGATGATTCCTGACTCGCTCACCGCTTAAATCCGAGAGGCTTGGCCGCCAATGTATCGCCGCTCTGTAGTTGTCCTGTTCGTGGCTGTGCTCGCGCTCGCGGGGTGTTCGTCCTATTTCGACAGCCAAGACGACTATCAACCATCTCCGGAGCCCCTTCAGGCCGAAGGCGAAAACTCCGCAGATCAACAACCCGCCGAAAGCGAAGCGAGAGGGGGATGGCTCTGTATTTGGGAGCCGACTTATGACGACGACTGGCACGACGACTACCTATGTTCCAACGGCACGAGCATCGATCGTCCTTATCTGATTCCGGACGATCCGTTCGTGGAATCGGAGGAGCTCGACGCCGCGGCCGCTGCTTACCAGGACAGCTTGAACCGCTAACCGCGCGATCCCGAAGAATATCTCGCTTCTCCTCGTTCCCGAGTTTCTGGGTGCGCGTTCTGAGCGCCGCTCATTCAGGGCAGAATAGAACTATGACCGAACACAAACTCGCCGTCATTGTTCTCGCCGCTGGCCAAGGCACTCGCATGAAGTCTGCCAAGCCCAAGGTGTTGCACCGCCTTGCCGGCCGCGAGCTTATCGGCCACGTTGTCGCCTCGGCGCGCGAGCTGAACCCGGATCACGTGATCGCGGTGGTTCGTCACCAGCGTGATGAGGTGGTGGCGACGCTCACCGAGCTCATGCCCGACATCCTGATCGTTGATCAAGACGATGTCGCCGGCACTGGTCGCGCTGTTGAGGTCGCGGTCGATTCTTTGCCTGCCGACTTCGACGGGGATGTCGTTGTCGTCAGCGGTGACGTCCCGCTTCTCGACTCGGCCACCCTCGCGGCATTGCTCGAGCAGCACCGCGCGCAGTCGGCCGCAGCTACCGTGCTGTCAGCGATTCTTGATGACGCCACCGGCTATGGCCGCGTCGTGCGTGATGCTCACGGCGGCCTCGATCGCATTGTGGAGCAGAAAGATGCGAACTCTGACGAGCTTTCGATCACTGAGATCAACTCGGGCACGTATGCGTTCCAGGTTGGTCCGCTGCGCGAGCAACTCGTGCGCATCACGACGGATAACGCTCAGTCCGAGAAATACATCACGGATGTCGTTGGCCTGCTTCGCGGAGTCGGCGCTACCGTGGCTGCGATGCCCGTTACCGCCGGTTGGATGGTCGCGGGAGTCAACGACCGCGTGCAGTTGGCCGAAGCAGCTCGCCGCATGAACGAGCTCATCGTGCAAAAGTGGCAGCGCGCGGGAGTCACCATCGAAGACCCCGCCACCACGTGGATCGACGCCGACGTCACACTGAACGCGGACGTCGAAATCCTGCCCGGTACTCAGCTGAAGGGCGCCACGCTCGTGCAGTCGGGCGCCATCATTGGCCCAGACACCACTCTGGTCGACTGTGAAGTTGGCGAGAATGCGGTTGTGAAGCGCACGGATGCCACGCTTAGCGTGATCGGTGCCAACGCGTCTGTCGGCCCGTTCGCGTACCTTCGCCCCAATACAAAACTCGGCGTCAACGGCAAGATCGGCACCTTCGTGGAGACCAAAAACTCCACCATCGGCGAGGGCAGCAAGGTTCCGCACCTCAGCTACATCGGCGACACCGAAGTGGGCGAACAGTCCAATGTGGGTGCCGGCACCATCACCGCGAATTACGACGGAGTGAACAAGAACCGAACGGTGGTGGGCGCCCACGTGCGCACCGGGTCGCACAACGTCTTCGTCGCTCCGGTTAGGATTGGTGACGGAGCGTACACCGGAGCCGGCTCGGTCATCCGAAAAGATGTACCGGCAGGCTCCTTGGGCATCACCGTCGCTCCGCAGCGCAATATCAGTGGCTGGGTTGAAACCAATCGCGCGGGCACTGCAGCGGCTCACGCAGCCGCCGCAGCAACCGACGAAAACAACGCCTGACCGAAGTACGCCGTAACCGCGGCAGAGAGCGAGTCCCCCCAGTGGCCAGCATCAAGATCTCCGGTCAAAAACGACTCGTGCTTGTTTCCGGGCGCGCACACCCGCAGCTCGCGATCGACATCGCCGCTGAGCTGGGTAGCGACCTCGTACCCACTGACGCACGCACCTTTGCCAATGGTGAGATTTATGCTCGCTACGACGAGAGTGTTCGCGGTTGCGACGCCTTCGTCATCCAGTCGCACACCGAGCCCATCAATGAATGGCTCATGGAACAGCTGATCATGGTGGATGCCCTCAAGCGAGCCTCTGCCAAGCGCATCACCGTTGTCTCGCCCTTCTACCCGTACGCCCGTCAAGACAAGAAGGGCCGTGGCCGCGAGCCGATCAGCGCCCGTCTCATCGCTGATCTCTACAAGGCTGCTGGCGCCGACCGCATCATGAGCGTCGACCTGCACGCTGCCCAGATTCAAGGCTTCTTCGACGGCCCCGTTGACCACCTCTTCGCCATGCCCGTGCTCCTCGAGCATTTCCAGAAGCAGCTCGACCCTTCCACCCTGACGGTCGTGAGCCCCGACATGGGCCGCGTTCGCGTCGCCGACATCTGGAGCGACAAGCTCGGTGCTCCGCTGGCCATCATCCACAAGCGCCGCGACCCGCTGGTCCCCAACCAGGTTACGGTTCACGACATCGTCGGTGACGTCGATGGCCGCGTCTGCCTGCTCGTTGACGACATGATCGACACCGGTGGAACAATCGTCAAGGCTGCAGAGGCGCTCAAGAAAGCTGGCGCCCTCAAGGTCGTTGTAGCGGCAACTCACGCCATCTTCTCTGACCCGGCTCCGACAATCTTGCAGAGCGACTTCATCGACTCTGTCGTTGTCACCGACACCCTGCCCGTGCCGGAACACAAGCGGTTCCCCACCCTCACCATTTTGCCGATCGCTCCGCTGCTGGCTCGCGCCATCCACGAAGTATTCGACGACGGATCGGTGACCTCGATGTTCGACGGTGCCGCCTAAATTTCTCGACGTTTTTAGTGCCCCAGATGTAATCGGTTGCACTGTTGGCGGCATACAGTTAAGTCATGACTGCGTTGTCCGATCGACCCTGGTTCTCTAGCTACGCCGAGGGCGTTGCCCACGAAATTACATTGCCCGAAGGGTCGCTGTACGATCTCGTGGCGGCGACCATTGCGGAGTATCCGCGTGCTGTCGCGCTCGAATTCTTCGGCAACGAAACCACGTACGCCGAACTCGGCGAGCAGATCGACCGGGCGGCTGAAGGGCTGCGTTTGCTGGGCGTTCAAAAGGGCGACACTGTCGCTCTCGTTCTGCCGAACTGCCCCCAGCACATCGTCGCTTTCTACGCCGTGTTGCGTGTCGGCGGCGTCGTCGTCGAGCACAATCCGCTGTACACGCCGCGCGAGTTGCGCCACCAATTTGAAGACCATGGCGCCCGCGTTGTTATCGCGTGGAACAACGTCGTTAACACTCTGCAGGAGATGCCGGTGGATGCCGCGGCCGAAACGATCATCTCGGTCGATGTCACACGAGCCATGCCGCTGAAGACGCGCACTCTGCTGCGCTTGCCCATCGCGAAGGCGCGGGAATCGCGTGCGGCTCTCACCACGTCAGTGCAGGGCACCATCGTGTGGGAAGACCTGCTCAAATCCGAACGAATCGACGAGCGCATCGTGCGCCCCGTCGCGAGCGATCTTGCGCTCATCCAATACACCAGTGGCACAACGGGCAGCCCCAAGGGCGCGATGCTCAGCCACCTCAATCTCTCGGCCAACGCGGCTCAAGCACGGGCGTGGGTTCCGGCTGTTCCTCGGGGTAGCGCGGTCATCTACGCCGTACTGCCGATGTTCCACGCCTATGGCCTTACGCTCTGCCTCACGTTTGCGATGAGCATGGGCGCGCGTCTCGTGCTCTTCCCCAAGTTTGACCCGGAGCTAGTCTTGGCGGTCATCAAGAAGCGACCGGCCACCTTCTTGCCAGCGGTGCCTCCTATCTTCGAAAGACTTACAGCCGCGGCAGATGCGGCGGGAGTGTCGCTCAAAGGTATTGAGGTCGCGATCTCTGGAGCAATGCCGTTGTCGCCCTCCGTCGTGCAACCGTGGGAGGCACGTACTGGTGGAACCTTGGTTGAGGGCTATGGCCTCTCTGAAACGAGCCCCCTTCTCATTTGCAATCCGGTGGGCCCCACACGTCGCCCCGGCTCCATCGGGCTGCCGCTACCGAGCACCGAGATTCGGGTCGTGGACCCGGAGAATCCTACGGTCGACCGAGCACCGGGCGAGGAGGGCGAGTTGCTGGCCCGTGGCCCGCAGGTGTTCTCCGGCTATTGGGATAAGCCAGAAGAGACAGCCGTGGTCTTCGTGAAGGCGACTGACTCAGGCTCAGACTGGTTCCGCACCGGCGACATCGTCACGGTCGATCCGAGCGGGTTCGTCCGGATTGTCGACCGCATCAAAGAGCTCATCATCACGGGGGGTTTCAACGTGGCGCCGAGCGAGGTCGAGGAGGCCCTTCGGCAGCAGCACGGCATCGCCGATGCCGCCGTTGTCGGTCTGCCGAGCGAACACAGTGGCGAAGATGTCGTCGCCGCGGTCGTGCTGGCGCCGGGAGCATCGCTCGACGAGAGTGCCGTGCGCGAGGCGTTGCGGCAGAACCTCGCGGCGTACAAAGTTCCTAAGCGAATCGAAATCGTGGATGAACTGCCGCGATCCCTCATCGGCAAGATTCTGCGTCGTGAAGTGCGAGAGCAGCTGCTCGCGAACGACTAGGTGTTGTCTGCCGGGCTCGTCGGAAGTACGGCGGGGCCGGGGATGAGGCCGAGTGAACGCAAGAGAGTTTCGCTACCGTTGAACGAGATCGCGTAACACTTCCAACCGGGATCGCCGTCGCCCGTGAGCGCGAAACGAACGTCGTAGGACACGGCCTGGGGCGCAAGGTATTCGGTGTAGATAGCGCACGTTCGATGCGCAGTGTTGTTTGCGGTGCCTGCTGCGGAAACGATGCCGGGAACAACGAGGCCGATGAGGCCAAGAACAACAACGACCCGCATCACGGACTTGAAGGCGCGTGATCGTAGCGGGCGTTCTCCGTGGGGTACGTAGCCGTCGAGTTCGGGGTTTTCGTCAGACAAGCTCATGGTCATGCCATTCTGTCACTGACCGCTGAGGATCGCCCCGCGCGGCCGCTCAGAAACGGCGATGGCGGCGAACCGAGGTCCGCCGCCATCTTTGTTAGTGCAGGTAGTGAGTGAACCCGCTTAGTGCGAGTCCGTCGCTTCGATTTCGCTACGGTCGCCCGACCACAGTGTGTGGAAGGTGCCATCCATGTCGACGCGCTTGTAGGTGTGAGCGCCGAAGAAGTCGCGCTGTCCCTGAACGAGGGCAGCAGGCAGGCGCGGTGCGCGCAGGCTGTCGTAGTAGGCAAGCGACGACGAGAATGCGGGGGTCGGGATGCCGGCGGCGGCAGCGCCACCCACCACACGGCGCCAGGAATCCTGCGTGCCTGCCATCGCGTCGGTGAAGTACGGCGCCGTGACGAGAGCCACGAGACCGGGGTTCTCGGCGTAGGCCTCGGTGATGCGGTTCAAGAAGCGCGCACGGATGATGCAACCACCGCGCCAGATCTTGGCGATCTCGCCCTTCTTGATGTCCCAGTTGTACTCTTCAGCGCCGGCGACGATCGCGTCGAAGCCCTGGCTGTACGCGATGATCTTCGAGGCGTAGAGAGCCTGGCGAACATCCTCAATGAAAGCTGCTTTTTCTTCGATGGCGGGCACCGAACTCGGGCCGGGCAGCGCTGCGGCTGCCGCACGCTGAGCAGGCTTCGACGAGACGGCGCGAGCGAACACGGCTTCGGCGATGCCCGAAACGGGTACTCCGAGGTTGAGGGCGGTCTGTACTGTCCACACGCCGGTTCCCTTGGAACCAGCCTGGTCGAGAATGATGTCCACGAGGGGCTTGTCGGTCTTGGCGTCGACCTGGCGCAGAACCTCGGCGGTGATCTCGATGAGGTAGCTCTCGAGCTCGCCCTTGTTCCACTCGGCGAAGATGTCGGCGATCTCGGCCGGGGTCGCGCCGGTGCCCTGGCGGATGAGGTCGTAGGCCTCAGCGATGAGCTGCATGTCGGCGTATTCGATGCCGTTGTGAATCATCTTGACGAAGTGACCTGCACCGTCGGTGCCCACGTGGGTAACGCAGGGCTCGCCTTCGGCAACAGCGGCGATCGACTTGAGGATCGGGCCGAGGGTCTCCCACGCTTCAGCGGAACCGCCGGGCATGATCGACGGGCCGAGCAGTGCGCCCTCTTCGCCACCGGAGATTCCCGCACCGACGAAGTTGATGCCGGTTTCGCGCACTGCCTTCTCGCGGCGGATGGTGTCGGTGAAGAGCGCGTTGCCGCCGTCGACGATGATGTCACCGGGCTCGAACGCTTCGGTGAGAGCGTCGATTACGGCATCCGTGCCCTTGCCGGCCTGCACCATGATGATGGCGGTGCGGGGCTTCGACAGCGACGCCGCAAATTCTTCGTAAGTGGATGCCGGAACGAAGTTTGCTTCGGGGTGCTCAGTGAGCAGGGTCTCGGTCTTCGAGTAGGAGCGGTTGTAGATGGCAACGGTGTTGCCCTCGCGGCTCGCGAGGTTGCGGGCGAGGTTGGAGCCCATAACTGCGAGCCCTACTACGCCAATGTTTGCGGATGCTTGCTCAGCAGCGGTCATATCGTTCACTCCTTGACTCTGGGACAAAGTGGCGGGCCGATTCAGCACGGCTGGCTGGCCCAGTGATCAAGCCTAGGGCACACCGCGCAGCAGGCTCGCGGCATCCATTCAGCCTTCCTCGTCGTCGTCATACTTGCCTTGCGGAAACGCAGGGGGCGAGGAGTAGCGTGGCACCATGACTCAACCAGTGATCGTTACCGCTATTTTTCACATTCGCCCCGACAGCAGGGATGCGGTTGTTGCCGCGCTCCACACCGCGCTTCCTCTTGTGCATGACGAGCCCGGTTGTGAGCTCTACGCCATTCACGAAGCGGCGGATGGCACTCTAGTCATGATCGAAAAGTGGGAGTCGGAAGCGCTTCTCGACGACCACGGCAGCAGCCCCGCTGTTGCTGCTCTTGTCGGAGAGATTGGTCAGTACCTGACCGCTGAAGTCGCTGTCACTCGCATGACCGCGATTCCTATTGGGACGTCGGGCAAAGGCGCGCTCTAAGCCGCTAGTAGCGCTCGGGCTCCGGCCCGAGCGTGAAGCGTCGCCCAGAAACTTCCGTTGGCGTGATCTCTACCCAGACGTATTTAAGCGTCGGGATCAGCGGTGTCAGCGGTAGTTGGTCGGCGTCGTAAATCTCATCTTGAGATTCGACGATGCGCGCCGTTCCCTTGGCCACCACGCTCCACGCAGTGTGCGGGCCCACGTAGTCGGTCTCGAAAGCGACGCGATCATTGATCGTGAGCTTGAGCAGTTTGGTCCCTTGCGCTGTTCGCAACATCAGTCGATTGTCGACGGCGATGAAATTCACCGGGGTTATCTCAGGCTCTCCCTGAAAGCTCACAGCGATCCTGCCCAGAGTGGCGGTGCGCAGCAATTCCCAGCAGGTCTCCGGTGTGAGTTGCTCCACCGGATCGTTCAGGTTCTCGCTCATAGCAATTCCTTCCCTTGCCTCATTCTCCCACCGCCACGCGGAGGAAGCTAGGGGATTCTGCCGGGGAACTCTGCCCGGGGCGGGCGCGAGAGGAACATCCGCCCATCCTTGTTAGGAGATATTTGCTCAGACAGTTTGTAATAAGTCTGTTTTAAGGCACACTGGTCAGATTGATATCAGACGTAACGATGCGTCGAATGTTAGGAAGACCGTGGCTTCACAATTTCCACCCCTCATCGTGATGGGTGTCTCTGGATCAGGTAAGTCGACCGTTGGCGCAGCCCTCGGCGCCGAATTGGGCATGCAGTTCATTGACGGCGACGACCTTCACCCTCGCGCCAACAAAGAGAAGATGGCCGCCGGTCATGCGCTCAACGACGAAGACCGCGCACCGTGGCTTGAGATCATCGCCGAACGAATCGGCGCCGAACTCGCTGACGGCAACCCCATCATCGTTGCCTGCTCTTCGCTCAAGCGCTCGTACCGCGATACGCTCGCGGCCCATGCGCCCACGACTGTTTTTGTGCACCTGCGCGGCGAACGCGAAGTCATCGCCGAACGCCAGTCGCACCGCAATCACGAGTACATGCCCAACAGCTTGCTCGATTCCCAGTTCGACACGCTCGAACCCCTTCAGGACGATGAGCGCGGTGTGCTCGTCGACCTCACCCAGACTCCGGACGACATTGTCCGGTCCATCAAAAAAGACCTCACCGACGCGTTCGTCGACTGAGCTGCACAAAAGAAGTTAGGACAATGATGACCGACCTCCAACTGCTGTGGGAGTTGCCCACGTGGGGCCTTCTCCTGCTGGCCGCAGGCGCGATTGCGCTGTTGCTGCTGCTGATCATCGTGGGCCGCGTTCACGCGTTCCTCTCTCTGATCATCGTCAGCCTCGTGACTGCCGTGGCTGCCGGTATTCCGACGAACCAGATAATCCCGACTCTCACGTCGGGCTTCGGTGGCACTCTCGCGAGCGTTGCGTTGCTGGTCGGTTTGGGAGCCATGCTCGGGCGGATGCTCGAAATGAGTGGGGGAGCGCAAGTGCTCGCCGATTCGCTCATCGGTCGTTTTGGTGAGAAGCGTGCACCGTTGGCCCTCGCTGTCGCGTCTCTCATGATGGGTTTCCCCATCTTCTTCGACGCCGGTCTTGTGGTCATGTTGCCGATCATCTTCACCGTGGCTCGTCGTCTCGGTGGATCGCTGCTCTTCTATGCCTTCCCCTCGGCTGTCGCATTCTCGGTCATGCACATCTTCGTTCCGCCGCACCCCGGCCCCGTCGCCGCTACCGGTCTTCTCGGTGCCGACGTCGGCCTCGTCCTCATCTTCGGTCTCATCGTTGCCCTGCCCACCTGGTACGTCGTCGGTTACAAGTTCGGTACCTGGACCGGTAAGCGCTTTGACATCGCCATCCCCGACATCCTCTTTGGAAGTCAGGATGACGAGAAGGCTGCCCAGTTCAAGTCGAACCCCAAGCTCGGCACGATTCTCTTCTTGCTCCTGCTGCCCCTCGTTCTGATCTTCATGAACACCGGCCTCAACGCGCTCGCTACTGCTGGTGTCGTCGACATCGAAAGCCCCGTTGTTCAGGTTCTTCGCCTGCTCGGTGAAACCCCGATCGCGCTACTTATCACCGTGGTCTTTGCCATGTGGTTGCTCGGCTGGAAGCGCAACAAGGAGCGCACGCTCATTGAGACGATCGTCGACAGCGCGCTCGGCCCGGTCAGCTCGATCATCCTCATCACAGGTGCCGGTGGAATGTTCGGTGGCGTTCTTCGCGCCAGCGGAATTGGTGCCAGCATTGCGACCTCGCTCGAGTCGATCGGCATGCCGCTCATCGTGGCGGGTTTTGTGATCGCTGCGATCATCCGTGTTGCTCAGGGTTCGGCCACGGTGGCACTCACCACGGCGGCAGCGCTCATTCAGCCGGTAGTGATGGCCGATGCCAGCCTCAACCCCGTCGAACTGGCAGCCATCGTGCTCGCGCTCGCCGCCGGTTCAGTGTTTGCTGGTCACGTCAACGACTCGGGCTTCTGGTTGGTCAGCCGCTTCTTCGGCATGGACACCCAGACCACCCTGCGCACGTGGACCGTTGGCCAAGCACTCGTCGGTGTCATGGGCTTCGCGATCGCGTTCGTCATTTTCATCGTCGCCGGAATGTTCTAGGAGATAGCTGTGGCATCCACTCTGTTTGACCTCACCGGGCGTATTGCCCTCGTTACCGGATCCAGCCGAGGAATCGGGCGCGTTATTGCGCAAGCCCTCGCCGAAGCTGGTGCCACGATCGTGCTGAACGGTCGCGATGAAGAGCGGCTCGCCGCAACTCACGCCGACTTCAGCGCCGAGTTTGGGGCCGAACGCGTCTACGCTCGCGCGTTTGACGTAGCGGATGCCACGGCTGTCGCCACCGCAATCGCCGAAATCGAGGCCTCCATCGGTGCGATCGGGGTGCTCGTGAACAACGCGGGCATCCAGCACCGCGAACCAATGCTCGACCTCGCCGTGGAGGACTGGAACCGCGTCATCTCCACCAACCTCACCAGCGCGTTCCTCGTCGGGCGCGAAGTCGCCCGGCACATGCTCGAGCGTGGCGAAGGCAAGATCATCAACATTGCGTCGGTGCAGACCGACCTTGCTCGCCCCACCATCGGGCCGTACACGGTCTCGAAGGGCGGCATCCGCAACCTCACGCGCGCCATGACGGCGGAGTGGGCGAGTGGCGGGCTGCAGATCAATGCGATCGCTCCCGGCTACATCCACACCGAGATGACGCAGGCGCTCGTCGACGACGACACCTTCAATAACTGGATTCTCGGGCGCACGCCTGCCGGTCGCTGGGGAACTCCCGCCGACCTGGGCGGCCCCGCCGTCTGGCTCGCCTCGAATGGATCCGACTACGTCAACGGCCAGGTCATCTTTATCGATGGCGGCATGACGGTCGTCGTCTAAGACCCTGCTTCACCGCCGCGCGTCGCTGCCGGCACCGTTCTACAGAAAAGATTGTCATGACAAGTGCAGCCCCCGCCGAAACTCTCGCGGTCACGATTCACGCTCAAGATGACTTGCGCGTGGAGAGCATTCCGTTGGCCACGCCGGCCGCCGATGAAGCCGTGATCCAGATTGCGTTCGGCGGGGTCTGCGGGTCTGACCTGCACTACTGGTCGCACGGTGCGGCGGGGGAGTCGATTCTCAAGGCGCCCATGATCCTCGGCCATGAGGTTGTCGGCACCGTCATTCAGCAGGCCGCTGATGGCACGGGCCCTGTCGCGGGAACGGCCGTGGCCGTGCATCCGG
Proteins encoded in this region:
- a CDS encoding ribose-phosphate diphosphokinase translates to MASIKISGQKRLVLVSGRAHPQLAIDIAAELGSDLVPTDARTFANGEIYARYDESVRGCDAFVIQSHTEPINEWLMEQLIMVDALKRASAKRITVVSPFYPYARQDKKGRGREPISARLIADLYKAAGADRIMSVDLHAAQIQGFFDGPVDHLFAMPVLLEHFQKQLDPSTLTVVSPDMGRVRVADIWSDKLGAPLAIIHKRRDPLVPNQVTVHDIVGDVDGRVCLLVDDMIDTGGTIVKAAEALKKAGALKVVVAATHAIFSDPAPTILQSDFIDSVVVTDTLPVPEHKRFPTLTILPIAPLLARAIHEVFDDGSVTSMFDGAA
- a CDS encoding DoxX family protein produces the protein MMNRALSLVASVITGAARVGLGILWLNEGLFKIKAGFDGADIGLVVDSTASNNRVADGFEAFTATFLGGAPGFFGWAIPALEVGLGIALILGVLTFPAALMSAATLLSYWSADQLIEEYPIMLALSVVTVAFVVSASRISVTTIVEKLVKRKKPETRWFSAQVRRWL
- a CDS encoding MarR family winged helix-turn-helix transcriptional regulator — translated: MPQRDEVDRIVEAWSRERPDLDFAPLHVLSRVGRLAKHLERARRSAFAVAGVEPWEFDVLSALRKAGAPYQLSPTALVQQTMVSSGTMTNRIDRMVARKLVERRTDPNDGRGVIVMMTASGRERVDEAITSLVHDETVLLARMSPLEQERLSSLLRKLSLDGE
- a CDS encoding YeiH family protein, yielding MNNLQVPTAFRRNSPGLGLALAAFALAVLISFLVPAIPTLTACVVLGILFAALPWRSSVRAEVKPGLAIAARRLLRIGVVLLGFKLSLVNIAELGWLVLGMIVAIVVITFFFTWGLGRMLRLPGQQPVLIAAGFSICGASAIGAMAGVTRAKDSDTATPIALVTLCGTLAIALLPALRPLLGLDTAEFGMWVGASVHDVGQVVATAQIAGATALAVAVVVKLTRVAMLAPMVALAGVVAARADRVQAAAASTAGEPAADRGEVKRPAILPLFVVGFLAAVLVRTFVPLPDGFLEAAGYGQELVLGMALFGLGASISMGNLVRTGGRALVVALISWAVIALLSYGAVEIARAAGVAALG
- a CDS encoding DM13 domain-containing protein, with the translated sequence MRKTAIPAAAILALSLMLSACSGAATDTTSSESTAPESSTTETEAGTDTDAEMMHEEHTGTFEGAGEHSVAGTVTVSGTEIVLEGYSSDEGPDLNIYLTNGNDEDAVAGGMQIDAVAYDEASQTFTFDAMDVSGYDTVVIYCDKVKAIFGSALLS
- the glmU gene encoding bifunctional UDP-N-acetylglucosamine diphosphorylase/glucosamine-1-phosphate N-acetyltransferase GlmU, translating into MTEHKLAVIVLAAGQGTRMKSAKPKVLHRLAGRELIGHVVASARELNPDHVIAVVRHQRDEVVATLTELMPDILIVDQDDVAGTGRAVEVAVDSLPADFDGDVVVVSGDVPLLDSATLAALLEQHRAQSAAATVLSAILDDATGYGRVVRDAHGGLDRIVEQKDANSDELSITEINSGTYAFQVGPLREQLVRITTDNAQSEKYITDVVGLLRGVGATVAAMPVTAGWMVAGVNDRVQLAEAARRMNELIVQKWQRAGVTIEDPATTWIDADVTLNADVEILPGTQLKGATLVQSGAIIGPDTTLVDCEVGENAVVKRTDATLSVIGANASVGPFAYLRPNTKLGVNGKIGTFVETKNSTIGEGSKVPHLSYIGDTEVGEQSNVGAGTITANYDGVNKNRTVVGAHVRTGSHNVFVAPVRIGDGAYTGAGSVIRKDVPAGSLGITVAPQRNISGWVETNRAGTAAAHAAAAATDENNA